In the Lysinibacillus sp. PLM2 genome, one interval contains:
- a CDS encoding iron ABC transporter, whose product MIKLKNNTSASKIKQLDLHVPKYFSLILVMGLILLFLTIVASLVLGARVVSVQELMDGLFYQNLDSYGANVVQKRISRTIFSLCCGAALGIAGVLMQSVTRNPLADPSILGVNTGAALFVVSGITFFNITTASQYIWLALIGAAITTIVVFGIGSMGRGGATPIKLVLAGAATTAALSSLVTAIMIPSQYAMDQFRFWQVGSVGAGSWESITIFIPFLLVGIIIAFVSAPALNALALGDDVATGLGVRPGILRLFAICAGVILCAITTALAGPIGFIGLLATHAMRLVTGPDFRFLIPMSALAGAIILTFSDVVGRLIGSPGELEVGIITAFIGAPILILLAKRSKVRSL is encoded by the coding sequence TTGATAAAATTGAAGAATAACACTTCAGCCTCTAAAATTAAGCAACTAGATTTACATGTACCGAAGTATTTTTCACTAATATTAGTAATGGGGTTAATTTTATTATTCCTTACGATCGTTGCTTCTTTAGTGTTAGGAGCTAGAGTGGTCAGTGTCCAAGAATTAATGGATGGGTTATTTTATCAAAATCTAGATTCATATGGAGCGAACGTCGTACAAAAACGTATTTCCCGGACAATCTTTAGTTTGTGCTGTGGTGCAGCGTTAGGGATCGCGGGTGTTCTTATGCAATCTGTAACACGTAATCCATTAGCTGACCCGAGTATTTTAGGTGTGAATACAGGTGCAGCCTTGTTTGTAGTAAGTGGTATTACATTTTTTAATATTACAACAGCAAGCCAGTATATTTGGTTAGCTTTAATTGGAGCTGCTATCACAACAATTGTCGTTTTTGGTATAGGCTCTATGGGGCGCGGTGGGGCAACGCCGATTAAATTAGTATTAGCCGGAGCTGCAACAACTGCAGCTCTTTCTTCACTTGTAACGGCTATTATGATTCCAAGTCAATATGCGATGGATCAATTTAGATTTTGGCAAGTAGGAAGTGTGGGAGCGGGATCTTGGGAATCTATCACCATTTTCATTCCTTTTTTATTAGTTGGGATTATTATTGCGTTCGTATCGGCACCAGCATTAAATGCTTTAGCATTAGGTGATGATGTTGCAACAGGTCTTGGTGTTCGACCGGGTATACTTCGACTTTTTGCTATTTGCGCGGGCGTAATTTTATGTGCAATCACAACTGCATTGGCGGGTCCTATTGGTTTTATTGGACTATTAGCAACTCATGCGATGCGTTTGGTTACTGGGCCAGATTTCCGTTTTTTAATTCCTATGTCTGCTCTAGCAGGAGCGATTATTTTAACATTTTCCGATGTAGTAGGCAGACTCATTGGAAGTCCCGGAGAACTTGAAGTAGGAATTATTACTGCATTTATCGGTGCACCAATCCTCATCTTACTAGCTAAGAGATCGAAGGTGAGGTCATTATGA